From the genome of Faecalibacterium prausnitzii:
ACGCCGCGTGGAGGAAGAAGGTCTTCGGATTGTAAACTCCTGTTGTTGAGGAAGATAATGACGGTACTCAACAAGGAAGTGACGGCTAACTACGTGCCAGCAGCCGCGGTAAAACGTAGGTCACAAGCGTTGTCCGGAATTACTGGGTGTAAAGGGAGCGCAGGCGGGAAGACAAGTTGGAAGTGAAATCCATGGGCTCAACCCATGAACTGCTTTCAAAACTGTTTTTCTTGAGTAGTGCAGAGGTAGGCGGAATTCCCGGTGTAGCGGTGGAATGCGTAGATATCGGGAGGAACACCAGTGGCGAAGGCGGCCTACTGGGCACCAACTGACGCTGAGGCTCGAAAGTGTGGGTAGCAAACAGGATTAGATACCCTGGTAGTCCACACCGTAAACGATGATTACTAGGTGTTGGAGGATTGACCCCTTCAGTGCCGCAGTTAACACAATAAGTAATCCACCTGGGGAGTACGACCGCAAGGTTGAAACTCAAAGGAATTGACGGGGGCCCGCACAAGCAGTGGAGTATGTGGTTTAATTCGACGCAACGCGAAGAACCTTACCAAGTCTTGACATCCTGCGACGGACATAGAAATATGTCTTTCCTTCGGGACGCAGAGACAGGTGGTGCATGGTTGTCGTCAGCTCGTGTCGTGAGATGTTGGGTTAAGTCCCGCAACGAGCGCAACCCTTATGGTCAGTTACTACGCAAGAGGACTCTGGCCAGACTGCCGTTGACAAAACGGAGGAAGGTGGGGATGACGTCAAATCATCATGCCCTTTATGACTTGGGCTACACACGTACTACAATGGCGTTAAACAAAGAGAAGCAAGACCGCGAGGTGGAGCAAAACTCAGAAACAACGTCCCAGTTCGGACTGCAGGCTGCAACTCGCCTGCACGAAGTCGGAATTGCTAGTAATCGTGGATCAGCATGCCACGGTGAATACGTTCCCGGGCCTTGTACACACCGCCCGTCACACCATGAGAGCCGGGGGGACCCGAAGTCGGTAGTCTAACCGCAAGGAGGACGCCGCCGAAGGTAAAACTGGTGATTGGGGTGAAGTCGTAACAAGGTAGCCGTAGGAGAACCTGCGGCTGGATCACCTCCTTTCTAAGGAGTCAGGCAGGAAGGAAGCATCGAAGATGATTTCTTCCTGGAACAGGTGACAGAGACAAGTAGAGTAGATATTGTTCGATTTTGAGGGCCCTGAAGGGGAACTCAAAGACGTACCTTGAAAACTGAATAATAACTGCGAAACAAAGATTATAGTAAGTTCTTTTTAAGAAATATTACAATTTCAAAAGGAAGGGTAACATAATCTTCGTTGGCAAGAGAGAATCAAGAGGATACCAAATGTTCTTAAAGAACGTTTGAAAGGTCAAGCGAACAAGGGCGCAGGGCGAATGCCTTGGCACTGGGAGCCGATGAAAGACGTGATAAGCTGCGATAAGCTTCGGGGAGCTGCAAATAAGCATTGATCCGGAGATTTCTGAATGAGGAAACTCACCTGGGTTCATACTCAGGTACGATCTACTGAACTTCAAAATAGGTAGATCGAGGGAACCGCCTGAACTGAAACATCTAAGTAGGGCGAGGAAGAGACATCAAACGAGATTCCGTAAGTAGTGGCGAGCGAACGCGGAAGAGGGCAAACCGGGAGTCGAAAGACTTCCGGGGTACGGACTGCTTTTAGGACTCAATCTGTTAACCGAACGGCATGGGAAGGCCGGTCAGAGAGTGTGAGAACCACGTAGGTGAAAACGGAAAGAGCTGCGCAGAATCCAGAGTACGGCCAGACACGTGAAACCTGGTCGGAAGATGGGGGGACCACCCTCCAACCCTAAATACTACCCAGTGACCGATAGCGTATAGTACTGTGAAGGAAAGGTGAAAAGCACCCCGGGAGGGGAGTGAAAAAGAACCTGAAACCCTGTGCCTACAAGCACCTAGAGCACGTCAATGTGTGATAGGGTACTTTTTGTAGAACGGTCCGGCGAGCGATTGTATGCAGCAAGGTTAAGGTCTTCAGGACTGGAGCCGAAGCGAAAGCGAGTTTGAAAAGGGCGTTAAGTTGCATACAATGGGCCCGAAACCGGGTGACCTACCCATGGTCAGGTTGAAGTGGAAGTAAAATTCCATGGAGGACCGAACCGACCTCCGTTGAAAAGGCGGCGGATGAACTGTGGGTAGCGGAGAAATTCCAATCGAACCCGGAGATAGCTGGTTCTCCCCGAAATAGTTTTAGGACTAGCCTCAGGTTAGATATCTGGAGGTAAAGCACTGAATAGCCTAGCGGCCGAGAGGTTAGCGAAGCTTATCAAACTCAGAATGCCAGAATATTGATGCCTGGGAGTCAGACAGTGTCAGATAAATGTCATTGTCAAAAGGGAAACAGCCCAGATCTACAGCTAAGGTCCCAAAGTCAGGTTAAGTGGAAAACGATGTGAAGATACGCAGACAACCAGGATGTTGGCTCAGAAGCAGCCACTCATTCAAAGAGTGCGTAATAGCTCACTGGTCGAGCGTCTTTGCGCGGAGAATTTAACGGGGCTAAACCTGGCACCGAAGCTTAGGCAATCCAGCAATGGATTGGGTAGGGGAGCGTTGTATACGCGGCGAAACAGTAGCGCAAGCGGCTGTGGAGTGTATAGAAGTGAGAATGCCGGAATGAGTAGCGCGAATGCAGTGAGAATCTGCATGGCCGAAAGCCTCAGGTTTTTGGAGGAAGGTTCGTCCGCTCCAAGTTAGTCGGGAGCTAAGGTGAGGCCGAAAGGCGTAGCCGATGCACAGACGGTAGAGATTCCGTCACCACCAAAAGAGTTAAGCACAGGGACACATAAGAAGTCTCAGAGCCGGGTGTTGGTTCCGGTAGAGATCGAGGGAAAATAGTACCGAAGTCTGGGATGGAAGATGGCGAGAAAAGCTGTGTGGATTTCTGAGGTGCCCGTACCGCAAACCGACACAGGTAGGTAGGAAGAAGATTCTAAGGCCAACGGGAGAAGGGATGTTAAGGAACTCGGCAAATTGACCCCGTAACTTCGGGAGAAGGGGTGCTCCAGAGATGGAGCCGCAGAGAATCGGCCCAAGCAACTGTTTACCAAAAACACAGGTTTGTGCTAAATCGAAAGATGACGTATACGAGCTGACGCCTGCCCGGTGCTGGAAGGTTAAGAGGAGATGTGCAAGCATTGAATCGAAGCCCCAGTGAACGGCGGCCGTAACTATAACGGTCCTAAGGTAGCGAAATTCCTTGTCAGGTAAGTTCTGACCCGCATGAAAGGCGTAATGATTTGGGCACTGTCTCAACAGCCCGCCCGGCGAAATTGTAGTACCGGTGAAGATGCCGGTTACCCGCGACAAGACGGAAAGACCCCATGGAGCTTTACTGTAGCCTAATATTGGGTTTCGATGTTGCATGCACAGGATAGATGGGACTCTGGGAAGTGATCGCTTTGGCGGTCATGGAGAGGACGTTGGGATACCATCCTTGCGATATTGGAATTCTAACCTGCGGCTCTGAATCGAGTCGGGGGACATTGTTAGGTGGGCAGTTTGACTGGGGCGGTCGCCTCCTAAAGAGTAACGGAGGCGTTCAAAGGTTCGCTCAGCTTGAACGGAAATCAAGCAAAAGAGTGCAAACGCAGAAGCGAGCCTAACTGCGAGACTGACGGGTCGAGCAGTAACGAAAGTTGGAGTTAGTGATCCGGTGGTATGTGAGTGGAAATGCCATCGCTCAACGGATAAAAGTTACCCTGGGGATAACAGGCTGATCTCCCCCAAGAGTCCACATCGACGGGGAGGTTTGGCACCTCGATGTCGGCTCATCGCATCCTGGGGCTGTATTCGGTCCCAAGGGTTTGGCTGTTCGCCAATTAAAGCGGTACGCGAGCTGGGTTCAGAACGTCGTGAGACAGTTCGGTCCCTATCTGTCGTGGGCGCAGGATATTTGATGGGAGCTGTCCCTAGTACGAGAGGACCGGGACGGACGTACCTCTGGCGCACCAGTTGTTCCGCCAGGAGCATAGCTGGGCAACTACGTACGGATCGGATAAACGCTGAAAGCATCTAAGCGTGAAGCCGACCCAAAGATAAGATATCCCATTGCTTAAAGCAAGTAAGATCCCTTGAAGACTACAAGGTTGATAGGCACGATGTGTAAGTGGAGTGATCCATTCAGCAAGTGTGTACTAATAGATCGAGGGCTTGACCACAATTCGCTTGAGACTCAAAGAGTCAACGAAAAAATGTTAGCAGTGATTATTCAGTTTTGAAGGCACGTCCTTCTAAAAACACTGGACAAACAGTAGACTGTATGGTATACTGAACCAGTCATATGGTCGGTGACGATGACGGTGAGGTCCCACCTGTTCCCATTCCGAACACAGTAGTTAAGCTCACTCGTGCCCAAGATAGTTAGCTGGAAACGGCTTGTGAAAATAGGTAGTCGCCGACTTGATCGAAACGCTCTAAGAGAAATCTTAGGGCGTTTTTGTTGCAGAGAGAAGGAGAGAAACATGAGAACAACGCATGTCGTCGTTTTGCCCTATGATCCCAAATGGAAAGAGGACTTTTTCGCGATCCGGGCGGAGCTGGAAGCCGCGATGGGGGAGCTGGCTCTGCGCATCGAACATGTGGGGAGCACCTCCGTGGAAGGAATGTCAGCAAAGCCCTGCATTGATGTGGACGTGGTCATCCCGGACAGGACATGCCTGAAGGCGGCCATTGAGCGGCTTGCATCCATTGGATACGTGCACGAGGGAAACCTCGGCATTGAAGGGCGGGAAGCCTTTTGCTATACCGGCAAACCGTATTTGCAGCTGCATCATCTGTATGTCTGCCCGGCAGATTCCGAAGAACTACGCCGTCATATCACGTTCCGGGAATTTCTGCGCCAGAATCCGGTCGCTGTGAAGTGGTACAGCAGCGTGAAAGAACAGGCTGCACAGCGTTTCCCCGATGACATCGAACGGTATCTGGAATATAAGTCTCCGTGCATTACGGAGCTTTACCGGATGTGCGGTCTGGAAGAGTGAAACAAAAACGCCCCGCCGCTGGGAGTGCATCCCATGCGGCGGGGCGGTCGTGCTTTCAGGGCAGGCTCAGCGCTTTGAGACAGCTCTGTGGTAGACGACGAAGGCGATGGCGGCAGAGCAGGCCTCCGTGATCCAGAAGGCGTGCCAGACGCCGGTGGGGCCAAGGGTGCGGCAAAGCACCCAGGCCAGCGGCATGATGAAGAACACATAGCGGCAGAGGGAGATGACCAGCGAAGGCACCCCCTTGCCCAGACCCTCCAGTGCGCCGGAAGAGGTGGTGGAGACTGCCGAGACAACGAAGCCCAGGCAGATGATGCGCAGGGCCGTGGTGCCGATGGCGATGGTCTCCGGGTTGGAACTGAACAGGCCGATGAGGGAACCGGAGATGGTCAGGCAGAGGACGGTGCCAACGGCCATGATGGCGGCGCTCAGGCCCAGCGTCAGGTTGTAGAGCCTGGCGACGCGGCCATGCTCCCTTGCACCGTAGTTATAGCCGACCAGTGGACGCATTCCCTGCACGATGCCGTTGGCGGGCAGGTACAGAAAGGTCTGGAGTTTGTAGTAGATGCCCAGAACCGTGACGTAGCTCTGTGAGAAGGCTGCCAGCAGGCCGTTGAGGAAGGTGACCAGCAGGGAGGGCAGGGCCAGATTCAGAATGGCCGGGATGCCGATGGCGTAGAGCTTGCCGTCCAGTGCGGGCTCGAAGTGCAGATGCCTGCGGCGCAGCCGGACCGGGAGGTCGGAGGTGGCGTAGCAGTAGAGGTAAATGCAGAGGGTGACGAGCTGGCCGAAGTTGGTGGCCAGCGCTGCACCGGCAATGCCCAGGGCAGGCACCGGGCCAAGGCCAAAGATGAGCACCGGGTCCAGTGCAATGTTGCAGACGCAGCCTGCGATCAGCGCGATCATCGTGGTGTTCATCCGGCCTACGGCCTGGAACATCTTCTCGAAGGCAAGGTCGGCCATGTTGACGATGGAGAACAGGAAGACGATGGTGGCGTAGAGGACGCCCATCGAGACCAGCGACTCATCCGAGGTGAACCGGCGCAGAAAGCCCGGCATGATGGCGATGCCCGCCACGGTGCACAGCAGGCCGTGCAGGATCGAGAGGGCCATGCCGTGGGTGGCGGAGATGTCCGCCTTTTCGCGGTCGCCTGCACCGAGGTGGAGTGCGATCTGCGCGTTGATGCCAATGCCGAAGCCGATGGAGATGGCGTTGACGAGGTTCTGCACCGGGAACACCAGCGACAGGGCCGTCATGGCCTGCTCGCTGATGCGGGCAACGAAGAGGCTGTCCACGATGTTGTACAGCGAGTTCACCAGCATCGAGATGACGTTGGGCAGGGCCATAGAGACCAGCAGCGGGAGCACCGGTCTGGTTTTCATAAAGGTATCGTTCATTTTCTGCTTCCTTTCTGAGGGGATCAAACGGACACGGCCCGCGGTGCCCCCAAAAAGGCGCAAAAAAAACGCCGCACAATGGGGCGCTTCCGCGAACCATTGTGTGGCGAAAAGTAGCTCTGAAATGAATGCTGTAAAAATCCACACGATATTTTAGGAACCTTAGAATATCACGTTGGAAGGCGATTGTCAAGAGGGTCAGCCGAGAAGCTGGCTCTTGAGGGAAGCGTACATGGCGCTCTTCTGAGCCTTATAAGAGGCCTTGACCTGATCGGCAAGCTCGGTGCTCTGCCCATTTTCCTGAAGCAGGGTGCGCATTTTCTCAACGATCGCATCCACCTGCTTGTCACAGTCGGCTTCGAGCTTCTGAAGCTCACTGCTCTTGCCCATCACGATGGAGACCTTCCGGGTGGCCGTCTGCTTGTCGGCAGGCAGAGCGTGATACTCGTCCTTTGCGGACTGGATGGCGCTGTTCAGGCCGCTCTCGGCATTGGCCTTGACGGCGTAGAGCTGGTTGATGAGGGCCTGAAGCTCCACATCGTAAGAAGACGGAGCCTCAGCCGGGGAAGCAGAAGTAGAAGAAGCGGAGGGAGCCTGCGCAGCTGCGGCATCCTCCGGAGAAACCGTGGCCGCATCGGAGGCGCCGGAAGAGGGGAGGTTGAAGCGCTTCTGCTCCAGTTCGGCCAGCGTGGTGTTGCCGGAGATCAGCTCCTCCATCTCCTCATGGGTCAGGGAGGCGAGCAGCTCAGACGTCTGCGCAGCGGTTGCGCCGGTGGCTGTCGTGTCGGAAGACTGGGCGGGTGCAGCAGGAGCGGAAGCGGTTTCGGCGGTGCTGCCTGCCGCGTCCTCTGAACAGCCGGTGAGGAGCACCGTTGCACCAAGGGCCAGTGCGGTCAGGAAGACCAGAGTGTTCTGGGAATGTTTTTTCATATCAAAACCTCGTGGTAAAATCATTTTTTGGAAAAATACAACGCCTATACTGTACCACGATTTCCCCATTTTGGCAAGAGACGATTTTTCGTGGCTGCGGCAAATGCTTGACAGCCCGCAGCGCAGACCCTATAATGGGGCCAACGGAACTGCAAAGGAAGATGGAACGATGAAATGGATGATCGCATCCGACCTGCACGGGTCGGCCAAATACTGCCGCCAGATGGTCGAGGCGTTCGAGCGGGAGGGCGCAGACCGCCTGCTGCTGCTCGGCGACCTGCTCTACCACGGACCCCGCAACGACCTGCCCGACGGCTACGCGCCCAAGGAGGTCATCCCGCTGCTGAACGGCCTGAAGCCGAAGCTGTGCTGTGTGCGGGGCAACTGCGAGGCTGAGGTGGACCAGATGGTGCTGAGTTTCCCGGTGATGGCGGATTACTGCATCCTGCCGGTGGGGGAAAAGCTGGTCTACGCCACACACGGCCACATTTATAATAAGAAGAACCTGCCGCCGCTGGCACCGGGGGATGTGCTGTTGCACGGCCACACCCACGTCCCGGCGTGGGAGAGCTTTGGAGACGGGAACCTCTACCTGAACCCCGGCTCGTTGAGCATCCCGAAGGAGAACAGCCCCCACAGTTATATGACGCTGGAAGACAGCATATTCCAGTGGAAGGAGCTGGCGAGCGGGGAAGTGTATCACGAAATCGTATGATAAACGGAAAAAGCCAGGCATTGCCTGGCTTTTTCCGTTTGTTTACTCTTCGTCCTTCGGGTTATCAAGTTCCTTGCGGCGCTTCTCGGCGACGTGCATACAGACTTGCAGGAGCACGAAGCTGAGAATGCCGGTAATGACACCGGGAAGGAGCGCGATCAGCCAATGGCCGTAGGCAAGGCCGGTGACGACAGTGACTACGACGCATGCAAACAAGGAACCTACCACGTTGGTGGTGGTATTTGCGCAGATGTGGCTGTCCCACAAGCCGTTGCGCAGGCACTCGATGATAGAGTAGCAGCAGCCGGCCATGAAGACAACGAACTCGCCGACCCACTGACTGCTTGGTGTGCGGAGAACGATCTGCACGAGGATGGCGAGGAGCAGCCCTGCCCACAGCAGCCAGAAGCCCCGTGCTTCGATGCGGAGCATGGTTTGCTCCTGCATCTCGTCAAACTGATTTTTCTTGCTGTACAGTGAAAATTTCATCGTTTATTCCTCCCAGAACAATTCGTCCAGTGTTTTGCCCAGGATCTTGCAGATGCTGCGGCAAAGGTTGATGGTGGGGTTATACTCGCCCTTTTCGATGGCGTTGATGGTCTGGCGGGAGACGCCCGCCGCTTCGGCCAGTGCGCTCTGGGTCAGATCCTTTTCGGCGCGGGCCGCTTTCAGTTTCAGATTTTTCGGCATGTTGTCACCTCATACAATGGGATGGGAGGGGGAGCTCGTACCCTCTGACCAGAGCATATCACCTACACGACAAAATGTCAAGTATAATTTACAAAATGTCGGCAATACTGGGTTGCGTTTCGCAGGGAATCGTGGTATGATAGCACTGAAAAAAGAAGGAGGAGCTTCTTACCGGCGGTATTCTGTGCAGGCGGAAGGAGCCAAAGCCTTTTTTGTTTCTGTTGAAGTTAGCTAAAACTAACAAAAATGACAAAAACCGGACATCATGGCCCGGTCTTGATGCGATCCAGAGAGGAGAACCGAAATGGTGGAAACGATCTTGAAAGTCCAAGGGATGATGTGCGGCATGTGCGAGAGCCACATCAACGACGTGGTGCGCAAGACGGCGCAGGTGAGCAAGGTGTCGTCTTCCCACACCAGAGGCGAGACGGTTATCGTCTCGGAGCAGGCACTGGATATTGAAACGCTGAAACAGGCCATCGCCGCCACCGGCTATACCGTGACCGGTGCCGAGACCAGACCCTACGAGAAGAAGGGCTTCTTCTCGTTCTGGAAAAAATAAAGGCCCGCGGGCAGTTCCGATCAACGGCTGCTTCCCTGCCCCCAGAAGCGGTCCAGCTCCTCTTTGAGGGTCTCGGTGCCGTTCAGGTACTTGAGGTGCTGCCAGTGGCGGGGGAACAGGCGGGTGTACTCGCTGCGGGCGAAGCGGTCGTCCAGAAGGAGGACGACGCCCCGGTCTCCGGCGGTGCGGATGACCCGCCCGGCGGCCTGCAGCACCTTGTTCATGCCGGGATACCGGTAGGCGTAGTCGAAGCCGGTGCCGGACTGCTCGTCGTAGTAGCGGCGCAGGATCTCCTGCCGGGGGTTCACCTGCGGCAGGCCGACCCCCACGATGGCACACCCGATGAGCCGGTCGCCGACCAGATCGACGCCCTCCCCGAAGATGCCGCCCATCACCCCGAACCCCAGCAGTGTCTGCGCAGGGTCCGGGGTGAATTTTTGCAAAAATGCCGCCCGTGCCGCATCGTCCAGGCCGCTCTCCTGCGCCAGCGTGGCGATGCCCGGATACCGGGCCGTGAAGTCTTCGTAGACCCGGCGGAGGTAGGCGTAGCTGGGGAAAAAGGCCAGATAGTTGCCCACTTTTCCTCCGGCCAGCGCCGCCAGTGCGTCCGACACGGCGGGGATGCTGGCTTCCCGGTCCCGGTAGCGGGTGGAGATGCCGGGCAGGCAGTACAGCCCCAGATGGTCGGGCGGGAAGGGACTTTCCAGAGCGACGGCGCGGGCATCCGGACAGCCCAGAACGCCCCGGTAGTAGCCCGGCGGGGTGAGGGTGGCGCTGAACAGCGCCGCCGCCCGCCCGCAGCCAAGGCTCGCGTCCACAAAGGCCGAGGGGTCGAGG
Proteins encoded in this window:
- a CDS encoding GrpB family protein, producing the protein MRTTHVVVLPYDPKWKEDFFAIRAELEAAMGELALRIEHVGSTSVEGMSAKPCIDVDVVIPDRTCLKAAIERLASIGYVHEGNLGIEGREAFCYTGKPYLQLHHLYVCPADSEELRRHITFREFLRQNPVAVKWYSSVKEQAAQRFPDDIERYLEYKSPCITELYRMCGLEE
- a CDS encoding MATE family efflux transporter; its protein translation is MNDTFMKTRPVLPLLVSMALPNVISMLVNSLYNIVDSLFVARISEQAMTALSLVFPVQNLVNAISIGFGIGINAQIALHLGAGDREKADISATHGMALSILHGLLCTVAGIAIMPGFLRRFTSDESLVSMGVLYATIVFLFSIVNMADLAFEKMFQAVGRMNTTMIALIAGCVCNIALDPVLIFGLGPVPALGIAGAALATNFGQLVTLCIYLYCYATSDLPVRLRRRHLHFEPALDGKLYAIGIPAILNLALPSLLVTFLNGLLAAFSQSYVTVLGIYYKLQTFLYLPANGIVQGMRPLVGYNYGAREHGRVARLYNLTLGLSAAIMAVGTVLCLTISGSLIGLFSSNPETIAIGTTALRIICLGFVVSAVSTTSSGALEGLGKGVPSLVISLCRYVFFIMPLAWVLCRTLGPTGVWHAFWITEACSAAIAFVVYHRAVSKR
- the yfcE gene encoding phosphodiesterase codes for the protein MKWMIASDLHGSAKYCRQMVEAFEREGADRLLLLGDLLYHGPRNDLPDGYAPKEVIPLLNGLKPKLCCVRGNCEAEVDQMVLSFPVMADYCILPVGEKLVYATHGHIYNKKNLPPLAPGDVLLHGHTHVPAWESFGDGNLYLNPGSLSIPKENSPHSYMTLEDSIFQWKELASGEVYHEIV
- a CDS encoding DUF6773 family protein: MKFSLYSKKNQFDEMQEQTMLRIEARGFWLLWAGLLLAILVQIVLRTPSSQWVGEFVVFMAGCCYSIIECLRNGLWDSHICANTTTNVVGSLFACVVVTVVTGLAYGHWLIALLPGVITGILSFVLLQVCMHVAEKRRKELDNPKDEE
- a CDS encoding helix-turn-helix transcriptional regulator, with the translated sequence MPKNLKLKAARAEKDLTQSALAEAAGVSRQTINAIEKGEYNPTINLCRSICKILGKTLDELFWEE
- a CDS encoding heavy-metal-associated domain-containing protein, encoding MVETILKVQGMMCGMCESHINDVVRKTAQVSKVSSSHTRGETVIVSEQALDIETLKQAIAATGYTVTGAETRPYEKKGFFSFWKK